In Toxotes jaculatrix isolate fToxJac2 chromosome 11, fToxJac2.pri, whole genome shotgun sequence, a single genomic region encodes these proteins:
- the LOC121189282 gene encoding protocadherin Fat 4-like gives MGTSRFAVLGILMFVFQVSALVTAEEPTCAPGFESEMLIFKVTRKHLRQGTRLGKVGFTDCTDRTRFLFSSDDSRFMVQTDGMLTVKRQIVLHEGHQDFFIHSWDSQGRNMTVPVRVLHHGHQHGDHHRDHHRDHRHHNHQHHHTEVDSANNTESATNPPVPVLHFPKSADGLRRRKRDWVIPPINVPENNRGPFPSNVVQICSSEDKIKKIYYSITGPGADQDPVGLFTLDRNTGILYVTQPLDREKVAKYMLQAHAVADGSGNAEDPMDIIVNVIDQNDNKPVFTQDTFLGTVPEASAKDFEVITVTATDADEPNNDNSDIRYSIVSQEPQFPSDNLFEINPVTGAIRVSAGGLDREKFPNYTLVVRAADTQGDGLSAEAKVILTVTDSNDNASVFAQPSSEANPPVPVLHFPKSADGLRRRKRDWVIPPINIPENNRGPFPSHVVQIRSLEDKIKKIYYSITGPGADQDPVGLFTMDRNTGILYVTQPLDRERVARYMLQAHAVADGSGNAEDPMDIILNVIDQNDNRPVFTQDTFLGTVPEASAKDFEVITVTATDADEPNNDNSDIRYSIVSQEPQLPSNNLFEINPVTGAIRVSAGGLDREKFPNYTLVVRAADTQGDGLSAEAKVILTVTDSNDNASVFTQPSSEANPPVPVLHFPKSADGLRRRKRDWVIPPINVPENNRGPFPSNVVQIRSLEDKIKKIYYSITGPGADQDPVGLFTMDRNTGILYVTQPLDREKVARYMLQAHAVADGSGNAEDPMDIILNVIDQNDNRPVFTQDTFLGTVPEASAKDFEVITVTATDADEPNNDNSDIRYSIVSQEPQLPSNNLFEINPVTGAIRISAGGLDREKFPNYTLVVRAADTQGDGLSAEAKVILTVTDSNDNASVFTQPSSEANPPVPVLHFPKSADGLRRRKRDWVIPPINVPENNRGPFPSNVVQIRSSEDKIKKIYYSITGPGADQDPVGLFTMDRNTGILYVTQPLDREKVARYMLQAHVVADGSGNAEEPMDIIVNVIDQNDNRPVFTQDTFLGTVPEASAKDFEVITVTAADADEPNNDNSDIRYRIISQEPQLPSNNLFEINPVTGAIRVSAGGLDREKFPNYTLVVRAADTQGEGLSAEAKVILTVTDSNDNASVFTQSSSEANPPVPVLHFPKSADGLRRRKRDWVIPPINVPENNRGPFPSNVVQIRSSEDRIKKIYYSITGPGADQDPVGLFTMDRNTGILYVTQPLDREKVARYMLQAHVVADVSGNAEEPMDIIVNVIDQNDNSPVFTQDTFLGTVPEASAKDFEVITVTATDADEPNNDNSDIRYSIVSQEPQLPSNNLFEINPVTGAIRVSAGGLDREKFPNYTLVVRAADTQGEGLSAEAKVILTVTDSSDNASVFAQPSSEANPPVPVLHFPKSADGLRRRKRDWVIPPINIPENNRGPFPSHVVQIRSLEDKIKKIYYSITGPGADQDPVGLFTMDRNTGILYVTQPLDREKVARYMLQAHAVADGSGNAEDPMDIILNVIDQNDNRPVFTQDTFLGTVPEASAKDFEVITVTAADADEPNNDNSDIRYSIISQEPQLPSNNLFEINPVTGAIRVSAGGLDREKYPNYTLVVRAADTQGEGLSAEAKVILTVTDSNDNAPVFTQPSSEANPPVPVLHFPKSADGLRRRKRDWVIPPINVPENNRGPFPSNVVQIRSSEDKIKKIYYSITGPGADQDPVGLFTMDRNTGILYVTQPLDREKVARYMLQAHVVADGSGNAEEPMDIIVNVIDQNDNSPVFTQDTFLGTVPEASAKDFEVITVTAADADEPNNDNSDIRYSIVSQEPQLPSNNLFEINPVTGAIRVSAGGLDREKFPNYTLVVRAADTQGEGLSAEAKVILTVTDSNDNASVFAQPSSEANPPVPVLHFPKSADGLRRRKRDWVIPPISVAENNRGPFPSHVVQIRSLEDKIKKIYYSITGSGADQDPVGLFTMDRNTGILYVTQPLDREKVAKYMLQAHAVADGSGNAEDPMDIILNVIDQNDNRPVFTQDTFLGTVPEASAKDFEVITVTAADADEPNNDNSDIRYSIVSQEPQLPSNNLFEINPVTGAIRVSAGGLDREKFPNYTLVVRAADTQGEGLSAEAKVILTVTDSSDNASVFAQPSSETNPPVPVLHFPKSADGLRRRKRDWVIPPINIPENNRGPFPSHVVQIRSLEDKIKKIYYSITGSGADQDPVGLFTMDRNTGILYVTQPLDRERVARYMLQAHAVADGSGNAEDPMDIIVNVIDQNDNRPVFTQDTFLGTVPEASAKDFEVITVTATDADEPNNDNSDIRYRIISQEPQLPSNNLFEINPVTGAIRVSAGGLDREKYPKYTLVVRAADTQGEGLSAQAKVILTVTDSNDNAPVFTQPSYEATVEENKVGVLVATLSVTLKTASS, from the exons TGGGCTTCACTGACTGCACAGACCGCACAAGATTCCTTTTCAGCAGTGATGACAGCCGTTTCATGGTACAGACAGATGGCATGTTGACG GTAAAGAGACAGATAGTTCTTCATGAAGGACATCAGGACTTCTTCATCCACTCCTGGGATTCACAAGGTCGCAACATGACAGTTCCAGTCAGGGTATTGCACCATGGGCATCAGCATGGGGACCACCACCGGGACCACCACCGGGACCACAGACACCATAACCATCAGCACCACCATACTGAAGTGGACTCTGCTAATAACACAGAG AGTGCAACCAATCCACCAGTACCTGTTCTGCATTTCCCCAAGTCTGCTGATGGgctgaggagaaggaagagagactgGGTCATTCCTCCCATCAATGTTCCTGAGAATAACAGAGGACCGTTTCCGAGTAATGTAGTTCAA ATCTGTTCCAGtgaagataaaataaagaagaTCTATTACAGCATCACTGGTCCAGGAGCTGATCAGGATCCTGTTGGCCTTTTCACCttggacagaaacactggtaTTCTCTATGTCACACAGCcactggacagagagaaggtggCCAAGTACATG CTACAAGCGCATGCTGTGGCAGATGGTTCAGGAAATGCTGAGGATCCTATGGATATTATAGTGAATGTAATTGACCAGAATGACAACAAGCCTGTATTCACTCAAGATACCTTCCTGGGAACCGTTCCTGAGGCGTCAGCCAAAG ATTTTGAGGTGATTACGGTCACAGCCACCGATGCTGACGAGCCAAATAATGACAACTCAGATATCCGCTACAGTATTGTGAGCCAGGAGCCGCAGTTTCCCAGTGACAACCTGTTTGAAATCAACCCAGTGACTGGAGCCATCAGAGTCAGTGCTGGTGGGCTTGACAGAGAG AAATTCCCAAACTACACTCTGGTTGTAcgggcagcagacacacagggagatgGGTTGTCCGCAGAGGCCAAAGTAATCCTCACTGTAACAGATAGCAATGACAACGCCTCGGTCTTCGCTCAACCCTCT AGTGAAGCCAATCCACCAGTACCTGTTCTGCATTTCCCCAAGTCTGCTGATGGgctgaggagaaggaagagagactgGGTCATTCCTCCCATCAATATTCCTGAGAATAACAGAGGACCCTTTCCAAGTCATGTAGTTCAA ATCCGTTCCTTGgaagataaaataaagaagaTCTATTACAGCATCACTGGTCCAGGAGCTGATCAGGATCCTGTTGGCCTTTTCAccatggacagaaacactggtaTTCTCTATGTCACACAGCcactggacagagagagggtggCCAGGTACATG CTACAAGCGCATGCTGTGGCAGATGGTTCAGGAAATGCTGAGGATCCTATGGATATTATACTGAATGTAATTGACCAGAACGACAACAGGCCTGTATTCACTCAAGATACCTTCCTGGGAACCGTTCCTGAGGCGTCAGCCAAAG ATTTTGAGGTGATTACGGTCACAGCCACCGATGCTGACGAGCCAAATAATGACAACTCAGATATCCGCTACAGTATTGTGAGCCAGGAGCCGCAGCTGCCCAGTAACAACCTGTTTGAAATCAACCCAGTGACTGGAGCCATCAGAGTCAGTGCTGGTGGGCTTGACAGAGAG AAATTCCCAAACTACACTCTGGTTGTAcgggcagcagacacacagggagatgGGTTGTCCGCAGAGGCCAAAGTAATCCTCACTGTAACAGATAGCAATGACAACGCCTCGGTCTTCACTCAACCCTCT AGTGAAGCCAATCCACCAGTACCTGTTCTGCATTTCCCCAAGTCTGCTGATGGgctgaggagaaggaagagagactgGGTCATTCCTCCCATCAATGTTCCTGAGAATAACAGAGGACCTTTTCCGAGTAATGTAGTCCAG ATCCGTTCCTTGgaagataaaataaagaagaTCTATTACAGCATCACTGGTCCAGGAGCTGATCAGGATCCTGTTGGCCTTTTCAccatggacagaaacactggtaTTCTCTATGTCACACAACctctggacagagagaaggtggCCAGGTACATG CTACAAGCGCATGCTGTGGCAGATGGTTCAGGAAATGCTGAGGATCCTATGGATATTATACTGAATGTAATTGACCAGAACGACAACAGGCCTGTATTCACTCAAGATACCTTCCTGGGAACCGTTCCTGAGGCGTCAGCCAAAG ATTTTGAGGTGATTACGGTCACAGCCACCGATGCTGACGAGCCAAATAATGACAACTCAGATATCCGCTACAGTATTGTGAGCCAGGAGCCGCAGCTGCCCAGTAACAACCTGTTTGAAATCAACCCAGTGACTGGAGCCATCAGAATCAGTGCTGGTGGGCTTGACAGAGAG AAATTCCCAAACTACACTCTGGTTGTAcgggcagcagacacacagggagatgGGTTGTCCGCAGAGGCCAAAGTAATCCTCACTGTAACAGATAGCAATGACAACGCCTCGGTCTTCACTCAACCCTCT AGTGAAGCCAATCCACCAGTACCTGTTCTGCATTTCCCCAAGTCTGCTGATGGgctgaggagaaggaagagagactgGGTCATTCCTCCCATCAATGTTCCTGAGAATAACAGAGGACCTTTTCCGAGTAATGTAGTCCAG ATCCGTTCCAGtgaagataaaataaagaagaTCTATTACAGCATCACTGGTCCAGGAGCTGATCAGGATCCTGTTGGCCTTTTCAccatggacagaaacactggtaTTCTCTATGTCACACAGCcactggacagagagaaggtggCCAGGTACATG CTACAAGCGCATGTTGTGGCAGATGGTTCAGGAAATGCTGAGGAGCCTATGGATATTATAGTGAATGTAATTGACCAGAATGACAACAGGCCTGTATTCACTCAAGATACCTTCCTGGGAACCGTTCCTGAGGCGTCAGCCAAAG ATTTTGAGGTGATTACGGTCACAGCCGCCGATGCTGACGAGCCAAATAATGACAACTCAGATATCCGCTACCGTATTATAAGCCAGGAGCCACAGTTGCCCAGTAACAACCTGTTTGAAATCAACCCAGTGACTGGAGCCATCAGAGTCAGTGCTGGTGGGCTTGACAGAGAG AAATTCCCAAACTACACTCTGGTTGTAcgggcagcagacacacagggagaagGGTTGTCTGCAGAGGCCAAAGTAATCCTCACTGTAACAGATAGCAATGACAACGCCTCGGTCTTCACTCAGTCCTCT AGTGAAGCCAATCCACCAGTACCTGTTCTGCATTTCCCCAAGTCTGCTGATGGgctgaggagaaggaagagagactgGGTCATTCCTCCCATCAATGTTCCTGAGAATAACAGAGGACCTTTTCCGAGTAATGTAGTCCAG ATCCGTTCCAGTGAAGATAGAATAAAGAAGATCTATTACAGCATCACTGGTCCAGGAGCTGATCAGGATCCTGTTGGCCTTTTCAccatggacagaaacactggtaTTCTCTATGTCACACAGCcactggacagagagaaggtggCCAGGTACATG CTACAAGCGCATGTTGTGGCAGATGTTTCAGGAAATGCTGAGGAGCCTATGGATATTATAGTGAATGTAATTGACCAGAATGACAACAGCCCTGTATTCACTCAAGATACCTTCCTGGGAACCGTTCCTGAGGCGTCAGCCAAAG ATTTTGAGGTGATTACGGTCACAGCCACCGATGCTGACGAGCCAAATAATGACAACTCAGATATCCGCTACAGTATTGTGAGCCAGGAGCCGCAGCTTCCCAGTAACAACCTGTTTGAAATCAACCCAGTGACTGGAGCCATCAGAGTCAGTGCTGGTGGGCTTGACAGAGAG AAATTCCCAAACTACACTCTGGTTGTAcgggcagcagacacacagggagaagGGTTGTCCGCAGAGGCCAAAGTAATCCTCACTGTAACAGATAGCAGTGACAACGCCTCGGTCTTCGCTCAACCCTCT AGTGAAGCCAATCCACCAGTACCTGTTCTGCATTTCCCCAAGTCTGCTGATGGgctgaggagaaggaagagagactgGGTCATTCCTCCCATCAATATTCCTGAGAATAACAGAGGACCCTTTCCAAGTCATGTAGTTCAA ATCCGTTCCTTGgaagataaaataaagaagaTCTATTACAGCATCACTGGTCCAGGAGCTGATCAGGATCCTGTTGGCCTTTTCAccatggacagaaacactggtaTTCTCTATGTCACACAGCcactggacagagagaaggtggCCAGGTACATG CTACAAGCGCATGCTGTGGCAGATGGTTCAGGAAATGCTGAGGATCCTATGGATATTATACTGAATGTAATTGACCAGAACGACAACAGGCCTGTATTCACTCAAGATACCTTCCTGGGAACCGTTCCTGAGGCGTCAGCCAAAG ATTTTGAGGTGATTACGGTCACAGCCGCCGATGCTGATGAGCCAAATAATGACAACTCAGATATCCGCTACAGTATTATAAGCCAGGAGCCGCAGCTGCCCAGTAACAACCTGTTTGAAATCAACCCAGTGACTGGAGCCATCAGAGTCAGTGCTGGTGGGCTTGACAGAGAG AAATACCCAAACTACACTCTGGTTGTAcgggcagcagacacacagggagaagGGTTGTCTGCAGAGGCCAAAGTAATCCTCACTGTAACAGATAGCAATGACAACGCCCCGGTCTTCACTCAACCCTCT AGTGAAGCCAATCCACCAGTACCTGTTCTGCATTTCCCCAAGTCTGCTGATGGgctgaggagaaggaagagagactgGGTCATTCCTCCCATCAACGTTCCTGAGAATAACAGAGGACCTTTTCCGAGTAATGTAGTTCAG ATCCGTTCCAGtgaagataaaataaagaagaTCTATTACAGCATCACTGGTCCAGGAGCTGATCAGGATCCTGTTGGCCTTTTCAccatggacagaaacactggtaTTCTCTATGTCACACAGCcactggacagagagaaggtggCCAGGTACATG CTACAAGCGCATGTTGTGGCAGATGGTTCAGGAAATGCTGAGGAGCCTATGGATATTATAGTGAATGTAATTGACCAGAATGACAACAGCCCTGTATTCACTCAAGATACCTTCCTGGGAACCGTTCCTGAGGCGTCAGCCAAAG ATTTTGAGGTGATTACGGTCACAGCCGCCGATGCTGACGAGCCAAATAATGACAACTCAGATATCCGCTACAGTATTGTGAGCCAGGAGCCGCAGCTGCCCAGTAACAACCTGTTTGAAATCAACCCAGTGACTGGAGCCATCAGAGTCAGTGCTGGTGGGCTTGACAGAGAG AAATTCCCAAACTACACTCTGGTTGTAcgggcagcagacacacagggagaagGGTTGTCTGCAGAGGCCAAAGTAATCCTCACTGTAACAGATAGCAATGACAACGCCTCGGTCTTCGCTCAACCCTCT AGTGAAGCCAATCCACCAGTACCTGTTCTGCATTTCCCCAAGTCTGCTGATGGgctgaggagaaggaagagagactgGGTCATTCCTCCCATCAGTGTTGCTGAGAATAACAGAGGACCCTTTCCAAGTCATGTAGTTCAG ATCCGTTCCTTGgaagataaaataaagaagaTCTATTACAGCATCACTGGTTCAGGAGCTGATCAGGATCCTGTTGGCCTTTTCAccatggacagaaacactggtaTTCTCTATGTCACACAGCcactggacagagagaaggtggCCAAGTACATG CTACAAGCGCATGCTGTGGCAGATGGTTCAGGAAATGCTGAGGATCCTATGGATATTATACTGAATGTAATTGACCAGAATGACAACAGGCCTGTATTCACTCAAGATACCTTCCTGGGAACCGTTCCTGAGGCGTCAGCCAAAG ATTTTGAGGTGATTACGGTCACAGCCGCCGATGCTGACGAGCCAAATAATGACAACTCAGATATCCGCTACAGTATTGTGAGCCAGGAGCCGCAGCTGCCCAGTAACAACCTGTTTGAAATCAACCCAGTGACTGGAGCCATCAGAGTCAGTGCTGGTGGGCTTGACAGAGAG AAATTCCCAAACTACACTCTGGTTGTAcgggcagcagacacacagggagaagGGTTGTCCGCAGAGGCCAAAGTAATCCTCACTGTAACAGATAGCAGTGACAACGCCTCGGTCTTCGCTCAACCCTCT AGTGAAACCAATCCACCAGTACCTGTTCTGCATTTCCCCAAGTCTGCTGATGGgctgaggagaaggaagagagactgGGTCATTCCTCCCATCAATATTCCTGAGAATAACAGAGGACCCTTTCCAAGTCATGTAGTTCAA ATCCGTTCCTTGgaagataaaataaagaagaTCTATTACAGCATCACTGGTTCAGGAGCTGATCAGGATCCTGTTGGCCTTTTCAccatggacagaaacactggtaTTCTTTATGTCACACAGCcactggacagagagagggtggCCAGGTACATG CTACAAGCGCATGCTGTGGCAGATGGTTCAGGAAATGCTGAGGATCCTATGGATATTATAGTGAATGTAATTGACCAGAATGACAACAGGCCTGTATTCACTCAAGATACCTTCCTGGGAACCGTTCCTGAGGCGTCAGCCAAAG ATTTTGAGGTGATTACGGTCACAGCCACCGATGCTGACGAGCCAAATAATGACAACTCAGATATCCGCTACCGTATTATAAGCCAGGAGCCACAGCTGCCCAGTAACAACCTGTTTGAAATCAACCCAGTGACTGGAGCCATCAGAGTCAGTGCTGGTGGGCTTGACAGAGAG AAATACCCAAAGTACACTCTGGTTGTAcgggcagcagacacacagggagaagGGTTGTCCGCACAGGCCAAAGTAATCCTCACAGTAACAGATAGCAATGACAACGCCCCGGTCTTCACTCAACCCTCT TATGAGGCAACAGTCGAGGAAAATAAAGTGGGCGTGCTGGTCGCTACGTTGTCAGTAACACTG AAAACGGCATCATCCTAA